The sequence GATCCGCTGGCTATCCAGCCCCTCCGGGAGGGGGAGCTGGACCAGGATGGCATCCACCGCGTCGTCCCGGTTCAGGTCGGCGAGGAGCGCCTCGAGCGCCGCCTGGGAGGTCCCGGCGGGGAGCAGGTGCCGGAAGGAGCGGATTCCCACCTCCTCGCACGCCCGCGCCTTGTTGCGGACGTAAAGCTGGGAAGCGGGGTCCTCTCCCACCAGAACCGCCGCCAGCCCGGGCGCCCGCCGGCCGGCTACCACGGCCTGCGCCACGGCGGCCGCCACTTCGGCTCGGATGGCGGCAGCGATCGCCTTCCCATCGATCAGGCGCGCGGACATCCCCGAACCCCTCAGAGCTGCAGGCGGGTGATGGCGCGCGCCCGCCCGGTCTCCTCGTCCAGATCGAGGAGCACTGCCGAGAAGATCCCGGCCCCCCCCGTGGCCACGGTGAACCGGGTGGGCATCTGGGTCAGGAAGCGGCGGATGGCCTCCTCGGGGAGGATCCCGATGACGGAGTGCCGCGGCCCCGTCATCCCCACGTCGGTGATGTAGGCGGTCCCGCCGGGGAGAATCTGCTCGTCCGCGGTCTGGACGTGGGTGTGGGTTCCGACGACGGCCGAGACGCGCCCGTCCACGTAGTAGGCGAAGGCCTGCTTCTCCGAGGAGGCCTCGGCGTGAAAGTCCACGATGATGAGGGGGGTCGCCTCCCGCAAGGAGGCCAGGTGGCGATCGGCGGCGCGGAAGGGGCAGTCGATCGTCGGGAGGAAGACCCGGCCCTGCAGGTTCAGAATCCCGACGCGCCGACCCTCCCGCTCCCACAGGGCGACCCCCGACCCCGGGGCGTCCTCGGGGTAATTGGCGGGGCGCAGGAGCCGATGCTCGCTGCCGATGAAGCCCTCCACCTCTTTCTTGTCCCAGATATGATTCCCCGAGGTGAGCAGGTCGACCCCCAGGCCAAACAGCCCCTCAGCGACCGACGGGGTGATCCCGAACCCCGCCGCGGCGTTCTCGGCGTTGGCAATGGTCAGGGCCACCCCGTGCTCCCGCTTCACGGCGGAGAGGTGCTGGGCCACCTGCTCCCGTCCCGGCTTCCCCACGATGTCGCCGATGAAGAGGACCCGCATCGCCCCCCGCGAGGGACGGGACCGGAGGAGCCGCCCGGGGGAAGGAACCACCCCGCCCCGCGGGGGCCCGGTGGCCCTCCCCTCCGCCCGCCCCCTCCCTACTTGGCGTACTCGACGGCCCGCGTCTCCCGGATCACGGTCACCTTCACCTGGCCCGGGTAGTCGATCTCCTGCTCGATGCGCTTGGCGATGTCCTTGGCCATCTGCGAGGCGTGGGTATCGCTCACCTCCCCGCTCTCCACGATGATGCGGACTTCCCGTCCGGCCTGGATGGCGTAGGAGGTGCTCACCCCCTTGAAGGAGTTG comes from Candidatus Methylomirabilis sp. and encodes:
- a CDS encoding TIGR00282 family metallophosphoesterase, which translates into the protein MRVLFIGDIVGKPGREQVAQHLSAVKREHGVALTIANAENAAAGFGITPSVAEGLFGLGVDLLTSGNHIWDKKEVEGFIGSEHRLLRPANYPEDAPGSGVALWEREGRRVGILNLQGRVFLPTIDCPFRAADRHLASLREATPLIIVDFHAEASSEKQAFAYYVDGRVSAVVGTHTHVQTADEQILPGGTAYITDVGMTGPRHSVIGILPEEAIRRFLTQMPTRFTVATGGAGIFSAVLLDLDEETGRARAITRLQL